From the Ascochyta rabiei chromosome 14, complete sequence genome, one window contains:
- a CDS encoding Trehalose-6-P synthase/phosphatase complex subunit: protein MTTFVVSLFLPYTVDFHESKSAAPSPKPAQAAPPKAIDIGKQPSKISLQHVQPPSVLKRAPPSHINLPKTPLAMLEQDDFFTPAQPSAATHFPKPQDPRSLVRSDAHIPEWGGSGLFFNQPQSRADPAPPDTILEYAKAQERAQILKERQKGPQAGVKPADPRWATDYTVVPAVQGNGGLSNAVRAAVDNKCLKDVLAVGLIGFPTDSINEEKKTEIYEKLEEEHEALTVYVSDKDFDGHYAHFCKTILWPVFHYVIPDHPKSKAFLDHSWVFYVKVNQAFADKVVKNYKRGDIIWVHDYHLCLVPQMIRQKLPDAQIGFFLHTAFPSSEVFRCLAARKELLDGMLGSNLVAFQTPEYAHHFLQTCSRILSVEATEEGVQLDTRFVNVWSTPIGIDPRALALAREEPEVLQWIQTMQKRYEGKKVIVARDKLDNIRGVRQKLLSYELFLNKNPQWKDKVVMIQVATSTTEDPELAATVSEIVTRIDAVHSTLTHNPLVFLRQDIAFSQYLALLSIADALAITSLREGMNLTCHEFVICQDGRASAKKHAPVILSEFTGSASIFDGAELAVNPWDYGGIAEAFKKALEMSEDEKERRYSKLRNQVMHHTGDYWVSNLSEYLAKVHEEQYRRDTMSIPRLSSSKLSSAYEQTSRRLFLLDYEGTLASYGSVNSTVLTNTERVIDVLRELSADKKNAVYVMSGRTVRETELLFDRLPNLGIIAENGCFLREPNSDEWIQFPNEEKTIMWKDSVKPILQYYLERVEGSRVEERHCSILFRYDKASDPDASTRHAGDCANHINDACEQQRVKAIPSRDYVTIEPVDFDKSTAAQHIFNKYEESTRPDFLFVAGNDRDDEVVFKWAKKLKEEWVVPNVQTVTVGDRNSVALSTLPNGTTGLLGVMNKLAKLQS from the exons ATGACGACCTTCGTGGTATCATT ATTTCTGCCCTACACCGTAGACTTTCACGAGTCAAAGTCGGCGGCACCGAGCCCAAAGCCTGCTCAGGCTGCCCCTCCAAAGGCCATCGACATTGGGAAACAGCCTTCGAAGATCAGTCTTCAACATGTGCAGCCGCCGAGTGTCCTTAAGCGGGCGCCGCCCTCGCACATCAACCTGCCCAAGACGCCTCTAGCTATGCTGGAGCAGGACGACTTCTTCACCCCCGCGCAGCCGAGCGCAGCGACCCACTTCCCCAAGCCACAAGACCCTCGAAGTCTGGTACGTAGCGACGCCCACATCCCAGAGTGGGGTGGCAGTGGCCTCTTCTTCAACCAGCCACAGTCGAGAGCCGACCCGGCACCGCCAGACACAATACTCGAGTATGCAAAGGCGCAGGAGCGAGCGCAGATTCTGAAAGAGCGCCAGAAGGGCCCGCAGGCTGGGGTAAAGCCTGCAGACCCTCGCTGGGCTACCGACTACACCGTCGTGCCTGCCGTGCAGGGCAACGGGGGTTTGTCCAATGCTGTTCGCGCTGCTGTCGACAACAAGTGCCTGAAGGACGTGCTCGCAGTCGGTCTGATTGGTTTCCCCACAGACAGCATCAacgaggagaagaagacTGAGATCTACGAGAAGCTGGAGGAAGAACACGAGGCGCTCACCGTCTATGTCAGCGACAAGGATTTCGATGGTCACTACGCACACTTCTGCAAGACCATCTTGTGGCCAGTCTTCCACTACGTCATTCCTGACCACCCCAAGAGCAAGGCCTTCCTTGACCACTCCTGGGTGTTTTATGTAAAGGTCAATCAGGCTTTTGCCGACAAGGTCGTCAAGAACTACAAGCGCGGCGACATCATCTGGGTGCACGACTACCACCTCTGCCTCGTGCCTCAGATGATCCGTCAGAAGTTGCCAGACGCCCAGATTGGCTTCTTCCTCCACACCGCTTTCCCATCATCCGAGGTTTTCCGTTGTCTGGCTGCACGAAAGGAATTACTCGATGGCATGCTGGGTTCCAACCTGGTCGCCTTCCAGACCCCAGAGTACGCACACCACTTCCTCCAGACCTGCAGCCGCATTCTCTCCGTCGAAGCTACCGAGGAAGGAGTTCAGCTCGATACCCGCTTCGTCAATGTCTGGTCAACGCCCATTGGCATTGACCCCAGAGCACTTGCTCTTGCACGCGAAGAGCCCGAGGTGCTTCAGTGGATACAGACGATGCAGAAGCGATACGAGGGCAAAAAGGTCATCGTCGCGCGTGACAAGCTCGACAATATCCGCGGAGTACGACAGAAGCTTCTGTCGTATGAGCTGTTTCTCAACAAGAACCCACAGTGGAAGGACAAGGTTGTTATGATCCAGGTCGCCACTTCAACAACAGAAGATCCTGAGTTGGCCGCAACGGTCTCCGAGATCGTCACACGAATCGATGCAGTCCACTCTACCCTCACTCACAACCCGCTTGTCTTCCTCAGGCAGGACATTGCTTTCTCGCAGTACCTTGCTCTGCTCTCTATCGCTGATGCGCTTGCGATCACATCTCTCCGCGAGGGCATGAACCTTACATGTCACGAGTTCGTCATCTGCCAGGATGGCCGAGCCAGTGCGAAGAAGCACGCACCTGTCATTCTCAGCGAGTTCACTGGCAGTGCCTCGATCTTTGACGGTGCTGAGCTAGCTGTCAACCCTTGGGATTATGGCGGCATCGCTGAAGCGTTCAAGAAAGCTTTGGAAATGAGCGAAGATGAGAAGGAGAGGCGTTACTCGAAGCTGCGCAACCAGGTCATGCACCACACCGGCGACTACTGGGTCAGCAACCTCAGCGAATACCTCGCCAAGGTCCACGAGGAGCAGTACCGCCGTGACACTATGTCCATTCCTCGGCTTTCTTCCAGCAAGCTCTCCAGTGCGTACGAGCAGACTTCAAGAcgcctcttcctcctcgacTACGAGGGTACGCTCGCTTCGTATGGCTCGGTCAATAGCACTGTTCTTACCAACACGGAGCGCGTAATTGACGTTCTCCGCGAGTTGTCCGCCGACAAGAAGAACGCCGTTTACGTAATGAGCGGCCGCACAGTTCGGGAGACTGAGCTTCTGTTCGACCGTCTCCCCAACCTTGGCATCATAGCTGAGAACGGTTGCTTCCTTCGTGAGCCCAACTCGGACGAGTGGATCCAGTTCCCCAACGAAGAAAAGACAATCATGTGGAAAGACTCGGTCAAGCCCATCCTCCAGTACTACCTTGAGCGTGTGGAAGGTAGCCGTGTCGAAGAGCGCCACTGCTCGATTCTCTTCCGCTACGACAAGGCCAGCGACCCTGACGCATCTACCCGCCACGCCGGTGACTGCGCCAATCACATCAACGATGCCTGCGAGCAGCAGCGCGTCAAGGCCATCCCTTCACGCGACTATGTCACCATCGAGCCGGTCGACTTTGATAAGTCCACTGCTGCTCAGCATATCTTCAATAAGTACGAGGAGTCCACGCGACCTGACTTCCTCTTCGTTGCTGGCAACGATCGTGACGACGAGGTTGTGTTCAAGTGGGCCAAGAAGCTGAAAGAGGAGTGGGTTGTACCCAATGTGCAGACTGTCACTGTCGGAGACAGGAATTCGGTAGCGTTGTCCACGCTGCCCAACGGCACCACTG GCCTCCTCGGCGTCATGAACAAGCTCGCCAAGCTCCAGTCGTAG
- a CDS encoding peroxisome biogenesis factor 10: MASPSPTRFTYPFATSPDIIRSHQKDAYFSGVLLDQLSTLLRKIYGARFAHTYLSETRVVGELLYLGLTTAIGNRTLGEEYCDIVQVENESGRLPALGRRAGYILSCILGPYLLGKVLPKLRRRLRAKLEANLRRYGRLHAKAQQESGKASRPLGMRMQSYMLENLDTITSPSPVYALSLATFYFSGSYYHLSKRIWGLRYIFTRQVQETDARVGYEVLGVLLVLQMAVQGYLHLHSTMTSADSSTALPVGTSAVVGGGAEISLDPNAYSANNALLFDASTPPLATSSDLHKWTHTPANGKPKYVLDDAETMAWIGGGNRKCTLCLEEMKDPSVTTCGHVFCWTCISDWAKEKPECPLCRQSCLVQHVLPLRG; encoded by the coding sequence ATggcctcaccctcacccacGCGCTTTACCTATCCCTTCGCCACCTCGCCGGACATAATCCGCTCGCACCAGAAAGACGCCTACTTCTCCGGCGTGCTTCTCGACCAGCTTTCCACGCTGCTGCGCAAGATCTACGGCGCCCGGTTCGCGCACACATACCTATCCGAGACGCGCGTTGTCGGCGAGCTGCTCTACCTCGGCCTCACGACTGCGATTGGGAATCGGACGCTGGGCGAAGAGTACTGCGACATCGTGCAAGTGGAGAACGAGAGTGGCAGGTTGCCGGCCCTGGGCAGACGGGCGGGATACATCCTGAGCTGTATACTGGGGCCGTACCTGCTGGGCAAGGTGCTGCCGAAGCTGAGGAGGAGACTGAGGGCGAAGCTCGAGGCGAATCTGAGGAGGTATGGACGCCTGCACGCGAAAGCGCAGCAGGAGAGTGGGAAGGCGAGCAGGCCGCTGGGGATGAGGATGCAGAGCTACATGCTCGAGAACCTGGACACCATCACCAGCCCGTCACCCGTATATGCGCTGAGTCTGGCGACCTTCTACTTCTCGGGGAGCTACTACCATCTATCGAAGCGGATATGGGGCCTGCGGTACATCTTCACCCGGCAGGTGCAAGAGACCGACGCACGCGTCGGGTACGAAGTCCTCGGCGTACTGCTCGTGCTGCAGATGGCAGTGCAGGGCTACCTACACCTGCACAGCACTATGACGAGCGCGGACAGCAGCACCGCCCTGCCCGTGGGGACCTCCGCtgtcgtcggcggcggcgccgAAATCTCCCTCGACCCAAACGCATACAGCGCCAACAACGCGCTGCTCTTTGACGCCTCGACCCCGCCTCTGGCTACCTCGTCAGACCTGCACAAATGGACACACACCCCTGCGAACGGCAAGCCAAAGTACGTGCTCGACGATGCAGAGACCATGGCCTGGATAGGAGGCGGGAACAGGAAGTGCACGTTATGCTTGGAGGAGATGAAGGATCCCAGCGTCACGACGTGTGGGCACGTCTTCTGCTGGACCTGCATTAGTGACTGGGCGAAGGAGAAGCCGGAGTGTCCGCTGTGCAGGCAGAGCTGCTTGGTGCAGCATGTCCTGCCGCTGAGAGGATGA
- a CDS encoding DNA-directed RNA polymerase II core subunit, translating into MNAPDRYVQGVSLLIAYQSVVLKSSYGGEFKQNHGQERRAYCLQPGAYPTTLCACYAWGARDCFVSDEAGARGTWAGSPNVEACKGIPKFELFLLDDGQQKVEYKEETRVPNTAIFTFNKEDHTLGNLLSQRLLKYDHIVFSAYKVPHPLFATFELRVQTDGTITPKEAIIRCCKDIVQDLHVLNSSFQTEWLGKKIVSEGEADRIARERDAF; encoded by the exons ATGAACGCGCCAGACAGGTACGTTCAGGGAGTTTCTTTATTGATTGCATACCAGTCGGTCGTCCTCAAGAGTTCGTACGGCGGCGAGTTCAAACAAAATCATGGCCAGGAGCGGCGCGCATACTGCTTGCAGCCCGGGGCGTACCCCACTACTCTATGCGCCTGTTACGCTTGGGGAGCGCGCGACTGCTTTGTGTCAGATGAAGCAGGCGCAAGAGGCACTTGGGCTGGCTCTCCCAACGTCGAAGCCTGCAAAGGCATCCCCAA ATTCGAGCTCTTTCTGCTGGACGACGGTCAGCAGAAAGTTGAGTACAAGGAAGAGACCC GTGTTCCCAACACTGCCATCTTCACATTCAACAAAGAAGACCACACACTCGGCAACCTCCTCTCCCAGCGCCTGCTTAAGTACGACCACATCGTCTTCTCCGCGTACAAAGTTCCCCACCCGCTCTTCGCGACCTTCGAGCTCCGCGTCCAGACGGACGGCACAATCACACCCAAGGAGGCCATTATCCGGTGCTGCAAGGACATTGTTCAGGATCTGCATGTGCTGAACAGCAGCTTCCAGACCGAGTGGCTTGGCAAGAAGATTGTTAGCGAGGGCGAGGCGGACAGGATCGCACGCGAACGTGATGCGTTCTAG
- a CDS encoding ribosomal protein L36, translating to MPKDVKQKSGIIAGINAGHKVTPRTPAARISRRKGFLSKRTAFVREITREVAGLAPYEKRVIELLRNSKDKRARRLAKKRLGTFGRAKRKVDEMTKVIAESRRAGH from the exons ATGCCGAAGGACGTCAAGCAGAAGTCTGGCATCATTGCCGGCATCAACGCTGGCCACA AGGTCACCCCCAGGACTCCTGCCGCCAGGATCTCCAGGAGGAAGGGTTTCCTTTCCAAGCGCACCGCTTTCGTCAGGGAGATCACCCGTGAGGTCGCCGG TCTTGCCCCCTACGAGAAGCGCGTCATCGAACTCCTCCGTAACTCCAAGGACAAGCGTGCCCGCCGTCTTGCGAAGAAGAGG CTCGGTACCTTCGGTCGCGCGAAGAGAAAGGTTGACGAGATGACCAAGGTTATCGCCGAGTCGAGGCGTGCTGGTCACTAA
- a CDS encoding E3 ubiquitin ligase: MDSSNSRASPTPPAPPTPTAPTKAEAMSTSTLRAARGHTPTASRSASRLVKAEMTAQSPARAASSNSLKQKTAAKVDEPPRASKADEVGLDAAHIRQTRSTTDTAQQLKALKAEFDSLRSHLTCKVCDRLLYQPYTIACGHTYCYTCLCTWFTENKQNKQKLTCPDCRVVVQHLPAPAYVIRDMTAVFIARADLLPPGETIQDHRKWQQDDANAVQKDRDNTDPRTGGLFKGLFNAHAHPLRPSLHIVRDQEDGVDRCPICTWELEDGACTQCGLVFDETGEVSWDNSFTGFSDMDDMSEQDADDLDAAMGLEEGDFEGFGDSMDGWQDYLGDPGAGFVMRRFLQHNNSGPRRHMSHSEAGSRRSYSQSIVSDVYGDEMDTVEEEEEEEDSEMNDFIDDEAPEPSPSASGASSTPGQTPQPTATRPRLQARARPIVEESETSSAISSVVEEEEDEEAEEENEDEEVEEDAGPVRRGQRPRAQNHVLNRANGSRSRFARVVAPSSSASTDASADDLDEDTQALLQEEGWMRQTDDDEMDEEDGDSDGGATTVGWEPLANSNDRSRMGGSLTPTADRPRPSAPIRPPSRVGNVRALDASRGLRRRSSVLSNSPAHYEDGEADDDDSDQDGDLDMAMHALRNRRSQQMMRNGPVFQSAPARFIPQGGNAANDADTDDNSDNSQAGLGRGAARTQRREYDPRISWMFAAHQAALQQHQTGGNLIDIESRSITPLNRPPTSNRNRQSPAPASFSPFLPPARLRTPLMDNSNIGLSSRVMASPNRRSAMSPALPSAGVLESASRSDRTSSTSSAGNDSVVLTPGTSTPNSLYSIDQTVRTHAVAAMDMIDRPQSRVSARPPSAAGRRGSTNFSPVYQTFPPPNMGLHAPASAAPARPANPWAAYVSRTIRARNSRLGLREQSSTATLRPTSSRANIRENAAPAPAMRTQASRIGLRPQPSVRRLSAQPSTRALRAPPSPGPNGPLAGQPMARVPIGLTQDDVTARARELRNNREQALGLSNNVPARTNPFQSGFRRPSNAGNMPPMVQAQSGSQHVRSNSNESTGSVNSAGTAHDVSTGPSLGRRRSNRNMMNVPPPGVLPPSQAFTSPVTAYTNNAYHLRQGNQIGPLAAFEPPVQNNHNRTANPVATGQLI; the protein is encoded by the exons ATGGACAGCAGCAATTCACGCGCCTCGCCCACGCCGCCCGCGCCGCCCACGCCGACGGCACCCACCAAGGCAGAGGCCATGTCGACGTCGACGTTGCGGGCGGCGCGCGGCCATACACCGACGGCCAGCCGGTCTGCCTCGCGGCTCGTCAAGGCAGAGATGACGGCGCAGAGCCCCGCGCGGGCGGCGAGCAGCAACAGCCTCAAGCAGAAGACGGCGGCCAAGGTGGACGAGCCGCCGCGGGCGAGCAAAGCAGACGAGGTGGGCTTGGATGCTGCACACATACGGCAGACGAGGAGCACGACTGACACGGCACAGCAGCTCAAGGCCCTGAAGGCCGAGTTTGACAGTTTGCGCTCGCATCTCACGTGCAAGGTCTGCGACCGCCTCCTGTACCAGCCATACACGATAGCATGCGGCCACACGTACTGCTACACG TGTCTCTGCACCTGGTTCACCGAGAACAAGCAGAACAAGCAGAAGCTGACATGTCCCGACTGCCGCGTGGTGGTCCAGCACCTGCCTGCGCCCGCTTATGTC ATCAGAGACATGACCGCCGTCTTCATCGCCCGCGCCGACCTCCTACCGCCTGGCGAAACCATCCAAGACCACAGGAAGTGGCAGCAAGACGACGCCAATGCCGTGCAAAAGGACCGCGACAACACCGACCCACGTACCGGCGGGCTATTCAAGGGCCTGTTCAATGCACATGCGCACCCCCTGCGCCCATCGCTCCACATCGTCCGCGACCAGGAGGACGGCGTCGATCGCTGTCCCATCTGCACGTGGGAGCTCGAGGACGGCGCCTGCACGCAGTGTGGCCTGGTCTTTGACGAGACGGGCGAGGTCTCGTGGGACAACAGCTTCACAGGCTTCAGTGACATGGACGACATGTCTGAGCAGGACGCCGACGACCTCGATGCCGCCATGGGCCTGGAAGAAGGCGATTTCGAGGGCTTTGGCGACTCAATGGACGGCTGGCAAGACTACCTCGGCGATCCAGGCGCTGGTTTCGTCATGCGCCGCTTCCTCCAACACAACAACTCCGGCCCACGCCGCCACATGTCTCACAGCGAGGCCGGCAGCAGACGCTCGTACTCTCAGAGCATCGTCTCGGACGTCTACGGCGACGAAATGGACACGgtcgaggaggaagaggaagaagaggactCCGAGATGAACGACTTTATCGACGACGAAGCTCCGGAGCCCTCGCCTTCGGCCAGCGGTGCCTCCTCCACGCCCGGTCAGACACCCCAACCCACAGCAACCCGGCCACGGCTCCAAGCAAGAGCACGTCCTATAGTGGAGGAATCCGAGACCAGCTCAGCCATTTCAAGTGTGgtcgaggaggaggaggacgaggaggcTGAGGAGGAGAACGAGGacgaagaagtagaagaagacgCTGGTCCCGTGCGCCGAGGGCAAAGACCGCGAGCCCAAAACCACGTGCTGAACAGGGCCAACGGCTCTCGCTCCAGATTCGCTCGCGTCGTTGCGCCGTCTTCATCAGCGTCTACGGATGCCTCAGCTGACGACCTTGATGAAGATACGCAAGCACTACTACAGGAAGAAGGCTGGATGCGGCAAACGGATGACGATGAGATGGACGAAGAAGATGGAGACAGCGATGGTGGAGCTACGACCGTTGGGTGGGAACCGCTTGCGAATTCAAATGACAGAAGCCGGATGGGCGGTTCTCTAACACCTACTGCAGATCGTCCTCGGCCTAGTGCCCCTATCCGCCCCCCCTCGCGAGTGGGTAATGTCCGAGCGCTCGATGCCTCTCGTGGCCTCCGACGAAGATCCTCTGTTCTGTCGAATTCACCGGCTCACTACGAGGACGGCGAAGCCGATGACGATGACTCCGATCAAGACGGCGACCTCGACATGGCAATGCACGCTCTTCGTAATCGTCGCTCACAGCAGATGATGCGCAATGGGCCAGTCTTCCAAAGCGCACCGGCTCGGTTCATTCCCCAGGGAGGCAACGCTGCCAACGACGCAGACACCGACGACAACTCTGACAACTCGCAAGCTGGCCTCGGCCGTGGCGCGGCACGTACCCAACGGCGCGAATACGATCCGCGTATCAGCTGGATGTTCGCTGCACACCAAGCTGCGTTGCAACAGCACCAAACGGGTGGCAACTTGATAGATATTGAATCTCGCTCCATCACACCACTGAATCGACCGCCTACGTCCAACCGCAACCGTCAAAGCCCAGCGCCAGCCTCCTTCTCCCCCTTCCTACCTCCAGCACGACTGCGTACCCCACTGATGGACAACTCCAATATCGGCCTGTCCTCACGTGTTATGGCATCGCCAAACAGGCGAAGTGCCATGTCCCCTGCCCTCCCGTCCGCAGGTGTCCTGGAGAGCGCATCTCGAAGTGATCGTACATCTTCTACCAGCTCGGCAGGCAACGACTCTGTTGTCCTAACGCCTGGCACATCAACACCTAATTCGTTGTATTCCATTGACCAGACAGTGCGTACGCATGCCGTGGCAGCTATGGATATGATTGATCGTCCTCAAAGCCGCGTCAGTGCCCGTCCCCCATCAGCAGCAGGCCGCAGAGGATCCACCAATTTCTCGCCAGTCTATCAGACCTTTCCACCTCCCAATATGGGTCTACATGCTCCGGCATCTGCAGCACCTGCTCGTCCAGCCAACCCATGGGCTGCGTATGTATCGCGGACCATCAGAGCCCGGAACTCTCGTTTGGGACTTCGGGAGCAATCGTCAACAGCCACGCTGAGGCCCACTAGCTCCCGTGCTAACATCCGTGAGAACGCAGCTCCCGCCCCGGCCATGAGGACTCAAGCCTCACGAATTGGTTTGCGCCCACAGCCTTCGGTGCGTCGACTGAGTGCACAGCCGTCCACGAGGGCTCTTCGAGCTCCACCATCGCCTGGTCCCAATGGACCATTGGCCGGCCAGCCAATGGCGCGGGTGCCAATCGGATTAACACAAGACGATGTGACCGCTCGCGCTCGCGAGCTCCGCAACAATAGAGAGCAGGCTCTTGGTCTCTCCAATAATGTGCCGGCGCGTACCAATCCATTTCAGTCAGGGTTCCGCCGACCAAGCAACGCTGGGAACATGCCCCCAATGGTACAAGCCCAAAGCGGATCGCAACATGTTCGGAGCAATTCCAATGAGTCCACGGGGTCAGTCAATTCCGCTGGCACTGCTCACGACGTCTCCACAGGCCCATCACTAGGACGACGCAGGAGTAATCGTAACATGATGAACGTTCCACCACCTGGTGTTCTACCTCCTTCGCAGGCCTTTACTTCTCCGGTAACTGCGTATACCAACAACGCATACCATTTACGACAGGGTAACCAAATCGGTCCCTTGGCGGCATTCGAGCCACCAGTACAGAACAACCACAACAGGACAGCTAATCCTGTGGCCACTGGCCAGCTTATCTGA
- a CDS encoding Mitochondrial copper homeostasis protein: protein MAKPEQPDTAGKEWAGATATKFDNKAYSEYFDPCQEAADKSIRCLKRNGGERAMCSDFFQAYRDCKQQWMEARKEARKNKPWFS, encoded by the exons ATGGCCAAACCCGAACAGCCTGACACCGCCGGCAAAGAGTGGGCAGGTGCAACCGCCACAAAGTTCGACAA CAAAGCGTACAGCGAATACTTCGATCCGTGTCAAGAGGCCGCCGACAAGAGCATACGCTGCTTGAAGCGCAATGGCGGGGAGCGCGCCATGTGTTCTGATTTCTTCCA GGCGTATAGGGATTGCAAGCAGCAATGG ATGGAGGCGCGCAAGGAGGCGAGGAAGAACAAGCCTTGGTTTAGCTAA